A genomic segment from Nocardiopsis sp. Huas11 encodes:
- a CDS encoding serine protease, which yields MADSPHVPQYMGRILTSGGTPQGTCFQIDPNGYLVTAWHVVETTLALADTPSEIAEVTVDSLGDPGIKPTRAWVVARNLRADLALLKTNTALPGSARLLRASDSAEQGEEVALVGHAVIEDMPHVPPPRSVEALGQWQGELARTDGLRLGRIQSPDVMPGMSGAPVRRRGDDSVLGVISSRHNSSDVWMTHTVWVSRTEDLLELCKGHVPARKDRWLGFAKAAAGGAAGGYTVSEYVHRHGSSDAAASSGSTASDTASEPTTSTTTDLPAADQAHGASGLSDAVTDEAAAQASESMLKKAANTVFDWLL from the coding sequence GTGGCCGATTCCCCGCACGTTCCGCAGTACATGGGAAGAATTCTCACCTCCGGAGGCACCCCACAGGGGACCTGTTTCCAAATCGACCCCAACGGCTATCTCGTGACCGCCTGGCACGTCGTCGAGACCACACTCGCCCTGGCGGACACGCCGTCGGAGATCGCCGAGGTCACGGTGGACAGCCTCGGAGACCCGGGCATCAAGCCGACCCGAGCGTGGGTCGTGGCCAGGAATCTCAGAGCCGACCTGGCACTGCTCAAGACGAACACGGCCCTGCCCGGCAGCGCACGCCTCCTGCGCGCCTCGGACTCTGCGGAGCAGGGCGAGGAGGTGGCCCTGGTCGGCCACGCCGTGATCGAGGACATGCCCCACGTGCCCCCGCCACGGTCGGTCGAGGCGCTGGGCCAGTGGCAGGGCGAACTCGCGCGTACCGACGGGCTGCGTCTGGGACGGATCCAGTCCCCCGACGTCATGCCGGGTATGAGCGGAGCGCCCGTCCGCCGCCGCGGCGACGACAGCGTGCTCGGGGTGATCTCGTCCCGCCACAACTCCAGCGACGTGTGGATGACCCACACCGTGTGGGTGTCCCGCACCGAGGATCTGCTCGAACTGTGCAAGGGGCACGTGCCGGCGCGGAAGGACCGATGGCTCGGATTCGCCAAGGCCGCAGCCGGTGGCGCTGCGGGGGGCTACACGGTGTCCGAGTACGTCCACCGGCATGGCAGCTCTGACGCAGCGGCCTCCTCCGGTTCCACGGCTTCCGACACCGCTTCCGAGCCGACCACCTCCACGACCACGGACCTCCCCGCCGCCGACCAGGCTCATGGCGCTTCCGGTCTCTCCGACGCCGTCACGGACGAGGCCGCCGCCCAGGCCTCGGAGAGCATGCTCAAGAAGGCCGCCAACACGGTCTTCGACTGGCTTCTGTGA
- a CDS encoding DUF2293 domain-containing protein, translating to MVSGLETKLGRRVVRAADEAVTRRGAVSVLDTFTAMGWLTAKAVHTWEQGRVDFLQELVQVPLDKQRAAVGLLRAWAGEHGLEHREGEYLAATRERRGLRFTAGGDPADERDFRAHWISPTATAAQRAREDARRAKAPDLIVLEASGSWTCVSCGEPDGELLRMEDTEPHCLTCADMDHLVFLPAGDAALTRRAKKASPLSAVVMRWVPSRRKYRRTGLLVGERALEEAETQCLADDDARARRRERDAVRRAAQDLEFQARFAVEITRLFPGCPDERAQSVAAHAATRGSGRVGRSAAGRALDPGAVRRAVVASVRHEDTPYDEMLMKGVPREEARSRIAGDIDRVLGEWA from the coding sequence ATGGTGTCGGGCCTGGAGACGAAATTGGGGCGCCGCGTGGTGCGGGCCGCCGACGAGGCCGTGACGCGGCGCGGGGCGGTGTCCGTCCTCGACACGTTCACCGCGATGGGATGGCTCACCGCCAAAGCCGTCCACACGTGGGAACAGGGCCGCGTGGACTTCCTCCAGGAGCTCGTCCAGGTGCCTCTGGACAAGCAGCGCGCCGCCGTCGGGCTGCTCCGGGCGTGGGCCGGCGAACACGGCCTGGAACATCGGGAGGGCGAGTACCTCGCGGCCACCCGGGAGCGGCGGGGGCTGCGGTTCACCGCAGGCGGCGACCCCGCCGACGAGCGGGACTTCCGAGCCCACTGGATCTCGCCCACCGCCACCGCCGCCCAGCGCGCGCGGGAGGACGCGCGGCGCGCCAAGGCCCCCGACCTGATCGTGCTGGAGGCGTCGGGTTCGTGGACGTGCGTGTCCTGCGGGGAGCCCGACGGCGAGCTGCTGCGGATGGAGGACACCGAGCCGCACTGCCTGACCTGCGCCGACATGGACCACCTGGTCTTCCTTCCGGCGGGCGACGCCGCGCTCACCCGCCGCGCGAAGAAGGCGAGCCCTCTGTCGGCGGTGGTCATGCGCTGGGTCCCCTCCCGTCGCAAGTACCGCCGCACCGGCCTCCTCGTCGGGGAACGCGCCCTGGAGGAGGCCGAGACCCAGTGCCTGGCCGACGACGACGCCCGCGCCCGGCGCCGCGAGCGCGACGCGGTGCGCCGGGCCGCCCAGGACCTGGAGTTCCAGGCACGGTTCGCCGTGGAGATCACCCGCCTGTTCCCGGGCTGCCCCGACGAGCGCGCGCAGAGCGTCGCCGCGCACGCGGCCACACGCGGCAGCGGACGGGTGGGGCGTTCCGCGGCGGGCCGCGCACTCGACCCGGGCGCCGTGCGCCGCGCGGTGGTGGCCTCGGTCCGGCACGAGGACACGCCCTACGACGAGATGTTGATGAAGGGCGTCCCCCGGGAGGAGGCCAGGTCCCGCATCGCCGGGGACATCGACCGGGTGCTGGGGGAGTGGGCCTGA
- a CDS encoding CU044_2847 family protein, whose translation MSLPKKFVPITIDGVDVYVAVQQLPGSEPMTSGVTAAVAKKAAEAVDQVQEVVHGMASKFSGTVRELAQQATRPESVSVEFGVTIAAEGSLIVFSGSAESSVTVTLTYPIPGPADNRTPGS comes from the coding sequence GTGTCACTCCCCAAGAAGTTCGTACCGATCACGATCGACGGCGTGGACGTGTACGTCGCCGTTCAGCAACTGCCCGGATCCGAACCGATGACCTCCGGGGTCACCGCGGCCGTCGCGAAGAAGGCGGCGGAGGCCGTCGACCAGGTCCAGGAGGTGGTGCATGGCATGGCCTCGAAGTTCAGCGGCACGGTGCGCGAACTCGCGCAGCAGGCCACCCGACCGGAGTCGGTGTCAGTCGAATTCGGCGTGACGATCGCCGCCGAGGGTTCGCTGATCGTGTTCAGCGGCTCGGCCGAGTCGTCGGTGACCGTCACCCTGACCTACCCGATCCCCGGTCCCGCGGACAACCGCACGCCGGGTTCCTGA